Proteins co-encoded in one Bremerella sp. TYQ1 genomic window:
- a CDS encoding sulfatase: MIRIAALMLVVGFASLSQAAEKPMNVLFIISDDLTPTALSCYGNQVSKTPNIDRLASQGTRFTHAYCNATYCGPSRASFLSGYYPHATGVFGYVSPRPKIGDRAMWPQHFKDNGYYTARVSKIFHMGVPGGIEDGGNGADDPACWVDRFNSPGPEWKAPGDGETLERNPDGKRPVVGGNTFVVVEADGDDQVHSDGKTAAKAVELIEQHANGEKPFFLAVGFVRPHVPFVAPRKYMEPYKPYADRELPLKIDGDWDDIPRMGINYKTSKNMQMDIRRQKKAVGGYYGAVAFLDAQVGKVLDALEASGQADNTIVIFTSDHGFHLGEHDFWAKVSLHEESASVPLIIKVPGKEPAVCDSLTQLLDLYPTTAALCGLQVPERLQGKDITPMLSDPTQSVHDAVLNVSPMQKGFLLRTDRWAFIQYKEDASGGVELFDMENDPKQFNNLATDPKYADLVAKFQQQLTEKLSELRENDLGL; encoded by the coding sequence ATGATTCGTATTGCCGCATTGATGCTTGTTGTCGGCTTTGCTTCGTTAAGCCAAGCCGCTGAGAAACCGATGAACGTGCTGTTCATCATTTCGGACGATCTAACGCCGACAGCTCTTTCGTGCTATGGCAATCAGGTCAGCAAGACACCGAACATCGATCGGCTGGCGAGTCAGGGAACCCGGTTCACGCACGCTTATTGCAATGCGACGTACTGCGGTCCGAGTCGGGCCTCGTTTCTTTCTGGCTATTATCCGCACGCGACTGGAGTGTTCGGCTACGTGAGCCCTCGCCCAAAGATCGGCGATCGTGCGATGTGGCCGCAGCATTTCAAGGACAACGGTTATTACACGGCTCGCGTGAGCAAGATCTTTCACATGGGCGTGCCTGGCGGGATTGAAGATGGCGGAAACGGCGCCGACGATCCTGCATGTTGGGTCGACCGCTTCAACAGCCCCGGCCCAGAATGGAAGGCGCCCGGCGATGGCGAAACCTTGGAACGCAATCCCGATGGCAAGCGGCCGGTGGTGGGTGGCAATACGTTTGTTGTGGTCGAAGCGGATGGCGATGATCAGGTACACAGCGACGGCAAGACGGCCGCCAAAGCAGTCGAGTTGATCGAGCAGCACGCGAATGGAGAAAAGCCATTCTTCCTGGCCGTTGGTTTTGTGCGCCCGCACGTTCCGTTTGTTGCTCCACGAAAGTACATGGAACCCTACAAGCCGTACGCCGATCGCGAGCTTCCACTCAAGATCGACGGCGACTGGGACGACATTCCGCGGATGGGCATTAACTATAAGACCAGCAAAAACATGCAGATGGATATCCGCCGGCAGAAGAAGGCGGTCGGTGGGTATTACGGAGCGGTCGCATTTCTCGACGCTCAAGTTGGCAAAGTGCTTGATGCGTTGGAAGCAAGTGGTCAGGCCGACAACACGATTGTCATCTTTACCAGCGATCATGGTTTTCACCTGGGCGAACACGACTTCTGGGCGAAGGTGAGCCTGCACGAGGAATCGGCCAGCGTTCCGTTGATTATTAAAGTACCGGGCAAAGAGCCAGCCGTTTGTGATTCGTTGACGCAGCTGTTGGATCTTTATCCCACCACGGCCGCGTTGTGTGGCTTGCAAGTGCCTGAGCGGCTGCAAGGGAAAGACATCACGCCGATGCTAAGCGACCCTACGCAAAGCGTGCATGATGCCGTGTTGAATGTCTCGCCGATGCAGAAAGGTTTCTTATTGCGGACCGATCGCTGGGCGTTCATTCAGTACAAGGAAGATGCCTCCGGCGGCGTGGAACTGTTCGACATGGAAAACGATCCAAAGCAGTTCAACAATCTGGCCACCGATCCGAAATATGCCGACCTGGTAGCGAAGTTCCAGCAGCAACTGACGGAGAAGTTGAGCGAGCTACGCGAGAACGATCTCGGTCTGTAA
- a CDS encoding phytanoyl-CoA dioxygenase family protein has product MESSLEEDGYTMLRGLFAPYEMTELGKRVLDSLEAHQGPALLKSRGRIYGSRNMLAACPWLIETIARPAITALLFQILGTEVGLVRGLFFDKPPDRSWSLPWHRDRTIAVVDNSISSTHFQHPTTKAGIDHYEASDALLSKMLTLRIHLDAMTQENGPLSVIPGSHRLDETKEKSPVVLSAAAGDVLAMRPLLSHSSSMSQEGTTTHRRIVHLEFAASSQLPDGVQWHDFLQLADR; this is encoded by the coding sequence ATGGAATCGTCGCTCGAAGAAGATGGATACACAATGCTCCGAGGCTTATTCGCACCTTATGAAATGACAGAACTCGGCAAACGTGTTCTCGATTCGCTGGAAGCCCATCAAGGCCCTGCCCTACTGAAAAGTCGCGGTCGCATCTATGGCTCGCGGAATATGCTTGCCGCTTGCCCCTGGCTCATCGAAACCATCGCGCGCCCAGCGATAACTGCGCTGCTGTTTCAAATACTCGGCACGGAAGTGGGACTCGTTCGTGGCCTGTTCTTCGACAAGCCACCAGATCGTAGCTGGTCGTTGCCTTGGCATCGCGATCGAACCATCGCTGTGGTCGACAATTCGATTTCGAGCACGCACTTCCAGCACCCCACCACCAAAGCAGGCATTGACCACTACGAAGCGTCCGACGCGCTGTTGAGCAAAATGCTGACGCTACGGATTCATCTCGATGCGATGACGCAAGAAAACGGTCCGTTATCGGTCATCCCGGGCTCGCATCGCTTGGACGAGACGAAAGAGAAGTCACCGGTCGTCCTAAGTGCCGCGGCCGGCGACGTGTTGGCCATGCGTCCCCTGCTCTCTCATTCCAGCAGCATGTCGCAGGAAGGGACGACCACTCACCGGCGTATCGTCCACTTAGAATTTGCAGCCTCGTCGCAGCTACCCGATGGCGTTCAGTGGCACGACTTTCTTCAACTGGCCGATCGCTAG
- a CDS encoding amidohydrolase family protein: MIIDCHTHLNNYHEERVRSIHECLDNLQEDMSANSVDYALVLSSYKITPHRPATRDVVEATRDLDNIAVVAGISYLHYKERDLREMADFLRDGLVKGLKLYPGYEPFYPHDRRLQVIYDLAIEFDVPVMIHSGDTYSPTGKVRYSHPLHIDDVAVDFPDLKLVICHVGNPWIRDCMEVVYKNENAHADISGLVLGDFEDRFEQFMLQEIREMILYAGEPKYLLYGTDWPICGMKSYLKFIRGLGLPEKSLELIMWQNAARLFKLEVKDGKVIN; this comes from the coding sequence ATGATCATCGACTGCCACACCCATCTGAACAACTATCACGAAGAACGTGTCCGCTCGATTCACGAATGTCTCGATAATCTGCAGGAAGATATGTCGGCCAATAGTGTCGACTACGCGCTGGTCTTAAGCTCTTACAAGATCACGCCGCACCGTCCCGCGACGCGGGATGTGGTTGAGGCGACGCGCGACTTGGACAACATCGCCGTCGTGGCAGGCATCAGCTATCTGCATTACAAAGAACGCGATCTGCGCGAGATGGCGGACTTCCTGCGGGATGGCCTCGTGAAAGGCCTGAAGCTCTACCCCGGCTACGAGCCGTTCTATCCGCATGATCGTCGGCTTCAGGTGATCTACGACTTGGCGATTGAATTTGATGTTCCGGTGATGATTCACAGCGGCGATACGTACAGCCCTACCGGGAAAGTGCGGTACTCGCACCCGTTGCACATCGATGACGTCGCGGTCGACTTTCCTGATTTAAAGCTGGTGATCTGCCATGTCGGCAACCCGTGGATTCGCGACTGTATGGAAGTGGTTTACAAAAACGAGAACGCCCACGCCGACATCAGTGGATTGGTGCTGGGAGACTTCGAGGACCGCTTCGAGCAGTTCATGCTGCAAGAGATCCGTGAGATGATCTTGTATGCCGGCGAGCCGAAGTATTTGCTTTATGGCACCGATTGGCCGATCTGCGGAATGAAGAGTTACTTGAAGTTCATCCGGGGGCTCGGCCTGCCGGAAAAGAGCTTGGAACTGATCATGTGGCAAAACGCGGCTCGTCTATTCAAGCTGGAAGTGAAGGATGGCAAAGTCATCAACTAG
- a CDS encoding argininosuccinate synthase — MPSCVLAYSGGLDTSVILGWLQDEGYDVHAVYVDLGQPCEDREAILQKAKDGGAVSARIVDGQEEMCRDFAFPVLQWQAKYESIYLLGTSIARPLISKICLQVAKEVGADAYAHGATGKGNDQCRFQLAAEALDPTVKVIAPWRIKKFRDAFPGRTELIAYCNEKNIPVKASTAKPYSSDENCLHISYEAGELEDLTVNGVELVDFGMGVSPQEAPDKPELVTIKVEKGVPTHVNGEKCSALEVVKKLNEIGGRNGVGRIDMVENRFVGMKSRGVYEAPGMTILYDALLNVEQLTLDRDLIHLRDQLKPIVAEDVYNGFWYNAKLDALLAFIKNAMEKCTGEVTLQLYKGNIIVASRSSEFSLYDEGIATMEGGGSYNQDDAEGFLRIQGLPSRVQGRVTPRAY, encoded by the coding sequence ATGCCAAGTTGTGTTCTTGCTTACTCTGGGGGTCTTGATACTTCGGTCATCTTGGGATGGCTGCAAGATGAAGGGTATGACGTGCATGCCGTGTACGTCGATTTGGGACAGCCCTGCGAGGACCGCGAGGCCATTCTGCAAAAGGCGAAAGATGGCGGCGCCGTGTCGGCTCGGATTGTCGACGGTCAAGAAGAAATGTGCCGCGACTTCGCATTCCCTGTGCTGCAGTGGCAAGCCAAGTACGAATCGATCTACCTGTTGGGGACGTCGATCGCTCGTCCGTTGATCAGCAAGATCTGCCTGCAAGTCGCCAAAGAAGTAGGAGCCGATGCTTACGCCCACGGTGCGACGGGGAAGGGGAACGATCAGTGCCGCTTCCAGCTGGCCGCGGAAGCATTGGACCCGACCGTCAAAGTGATCGCCCCTTGGCGTATTAAAAAGTTCCGCGATGCGTTCCCTGGCCGAACGGAACTGATTGCTTACTGCAACGAAAAGAACATTCCTGTCAAGGCTTCGACGGCGAAACCTTACAGCAGCGACGAAAACTGTCTGCACATCAGCTACGAAGCTGGCGAGCTGGAAGACTTGACCGTCAACGGTGTCGAACTGGTCGACTTCGGGATGGGCGTTAGTCCGCAGGAAGCTCCTGACAAGCCGGAATTGGTCACCATCAAAGTCGAGAAAGGCGTTCCGACCCACGTCAACGGCGAGAAGTGCTCGGCGTTGGAAGTGGTGAAGAAGCTGAACGAGATCGGCGGACGTAATGGCGTCGGTCGAATCGACATGGTCGAAAACCGTTTCGTCGGTATGAAGAGCCGCGGCGTGTACGAAGCCCCAGGCATGACCATCCTGTACGATGCGTTGCTGAACGTCGAACAACTGACGCTGGACCGAGATCTGATTCACCTGCGTGATCAGCTGAAGCCGATCGTCGCCGAAGATGTGTACAACGGTTTCTGGTACAACGCCAAGCTTGATGCCCTGCTGGCATTCATTAAGAACGCCATGGAAAAGTGCACCGGCGAAGTCACGCTTCAGCTCTATAAGGGCAACATCATCGTCGCCAGCCGCTCCAGCGAATTCAGCCTCTACGACGAAGGCATCGCCACCATGGAAGGGGGCGGCAGCTACAACCAAGACGACGCCGAAGGCTTCCTCCGAATCCAAGGCCTGCCGAGCCGAGTCCAAGGACGCGTCACGCCCCGAGCATATTAA
- a CDS encoding RDD family protein, with protein MSSLQENPFVSPAAEQELVTPIEEKREKRENLPVAASLERRRLNHIVDSLIVGAACYGIGYVIGFVFAASGTFPIAQGRPQFPAYFWVVVLSSSMLFFCFYFILMESVFGRTIGKLLTGTKVVGENGEHPHVMQVVGRTFARLIPFDPQSFKEDTGRRGWHDTLSSTVVVLSNPKSVEEETFFQ; from the coding sequence ATGAGCAGTCTGCAGGAAAACCCGTTTGTCTCGCCGGCCGCAGAACAAGAACTGGTAACGCCGATTGAAGAGAAAAGAGAGAAGCGTGAGAACCTGCCGGTCGCGGCATCTTTGGAACGTCGACGTCTTAATCACATTGTCGATAGCTTGATCGTTGGCGCGGCGTGCTATGGAATCGGCTACGTGATTGGTTTCGTGTTTGCTGCCAGCGGTACTTTTCCCATTGCGCAAGGACGACCACAGTTCCCCGCGTATTTTTGGGTGGTCGTGCTTTCGAGCAGCATGCTGTTTTTCTGTTTCTACTTCATCTTGATGGAGTCGGTCTTTGGCCGCACGATCGGCAAGCTGCTGACGGGGACGAAAGTGGTTGGCGAAAATGGCGAGCATCCGCATGTCATGCAGGTGGTCGGTCGCACGTTCGCACGCTTGATACCGTTCGATCCGCAATCGTTTAAAGAAGACACCGGTCGTCGAGGTTGGCACGATACGCTCAGTTCGACCGTGGTTGTTCTCAGCAATCCGAAATCAGTCGAGGAAGAGACGTTCTTTCAATAG
- a CDS encoding low molecular weight protein tyrosine phosphatase family protein, which produces MNVLFICSKNLWRSPTAERVYCNDPRLAVRSRGLSPKAARRISPEDLHWADVIFVMENEHLAKLRSQHRNALGQRPVHVLEIPDQFQLMDRRLITLIRDRVDSHLDELLKERLFLD; this is translated from the coding sequence ATGAACGTACTATTCATCTGCTCGAAAAACCTTTGGCGAAGTCCAACGGCAGAGCGGGTCTATTGCAACGACCCGCGACTCGCGGTTCGCTCGCGCGGCCTTAGCCCCAAGGCCGCGCGGCGGATCTCGCCGGAAGATTTACACTGGGCCGATGTCATTTTCGTGATGGAAAACGAACACTTGGCCAAGCTTCGTTCGCAGCACCGCAATGCCCTCGGTCAGCGTCCGGTGCATGTGCTGGAGATCCCGGACCAATTCCAATTGATGGACCGAAGACTGATCACCCTGATCCGCGACCGCGTCGATTCTCACCTCGACGAGCTATTGAAAGAACGTCTCTTCCTCGACTGA
- a CDS encoding alpha/beta hydrolase codes for MRTFTALLFFASLALVPVCLHAQDKSASTLETDILYRSEEGLDDYSQQQCRLDVHCPAKKGFATVVWFHGGGLENGDKRIPDYLLDNGYAVVSANYRHSPKVKSPAYLEDAAAAVAWTFANIEKYGGDPNKIFVSGHSAGGYLTSILVLDDRWLARHDIQPSQLAGAIPHSGQTLTHFTIRKERGLGRDVGLADELAPLYHVRNDTPPLLLTTGDRDLEIPLRYEENALLYKMLKFAKHPNVELHELQGFDHGNMVEPGVLLMTRFIQKHAGGK; via the coding sequence CGCTCTATTGTTTTTCGCTTCTCTGGCACTCGTTCCCGTTTGTCTGCATGCCCAGGACAAATCGGCATCGACGCTGGAAACCGATATCCTTTACCGCAGCGAAGAAGGTCTCGACGATTACTCCCAGCAGCAGTGCCGACTCGATGTGCATTGCCCTGCGAAGAAGGGTTTCGCCACGGTGGTTTGGTTCCATGGAGGCGGTTTAGAGAATGGCGACAAACGAATCCCAGACTATTTGCTCGATAACGGCTACGCAGTCGTTTCGGCCAATTATCGCCACAGCCCCAAAGTCAAGTCGCCTGCCTATTTGGAAGATGCTGCCGCGGCGGTGGCTTGGACGTTCGCCAATATCGAAAAGTATGGTGGCGATCCCAACAAAATCTTTGTCAGCGGCCACTCGGCCGGTGGATATCTCACGAGCATACTTGTTCTCGACGACCGTTGGCTCGCTCGACACGACATTCAACCAAGCCAACTCGCTGGGGCGATTCCCCACAGCGGTCAAACGCTGACCCACTTCACCATCCGCAAAGAGCGTGGCCTCGGCCGCGACGTCGGTTTGGCAGACGAACTCGCACCGCTTTACCACGTGCGAAACGATACCCCGCCGCTTCTGCTGACCACTGGCGATCGAGATCTTGAGATCCCATTGCGCTACGAAGAAAACGCACTGCTCTATAAGATGTTGAAGTTCGCCAAACATCCCAATGTAGAACTGCACGAACTACAAGGTTTTGATCATGGCAACATGGTCGAACCAGGCGTTCTCTTAATGACTCGGTTCATCCAAAAGCATGCTGGCGGCAAATGA
- a CDS encoding alpha/beta hydrolase: MFVRPLSFSLCLLILLATSTVAIAETSRKVVKDLEFANVDGQSLKLDLYLPEASSAPLLVWIHGGGWHAGSKDNCPVNWLTEHGFAVASISYRLTDKATFPAQIHDCKAAVRWLRAHADEYGYSTKKIAVGGSSAGGHLAALMGTSGDVEALEGTVGGNVDQSSRVDCVVDFYGATDFILRSKTQPHRANKPGSVVYKLLGGGADQKTDLARQASAAFHVTEDDPPFLVIHGDKDNTVLLDQSKRIQSGYQEAGLPLELIVIEGGKHGGPEFYAGERRKKVVAFLDKHLKD; the protein is encoded by the coding sequence ATGTTTGTACGCCCTCTCTCGTTTTCCCTCTGTCTGCTCATTCTGCTTGCTACGTCAACGGTCGCCATTGCAGAAACGTCGCGAAAAGTGGTGAAGGATCTCGAGTTCGCCAACGTCGATGGGCAAAGCCTTAAGCTCGATTTGTATTTGCCGGAAGCATCTTCGGCACCACTTTTAGTATGGATTCATGGCGGCGGTTGGCATGCCGGGAGTAAGGATAATTGTCCCGTGAACTGGCTGACCGAGCATGGCTTCGCGGTGGCAAGCATCTCGTATCGTTTGACCGACAAAGCGACCTTCCCGGCGCAGATCCATGACTGCAAAGCGGCTGTCCGCTGGCTGCGGGCTCATGCGGACGAGTATGGCTATTCGACCAAGAAGATCGCCGTGGGAGGCTCAAGTGCCGGAGGACATCTGGCAGCATTAATGGGAACTTCCGGCGACGTCGAAGCATTGGAAGGAACCGTCGGTGGTAACGTTGATCAGTCTTCCCGTGTTGACTGTGTTGTCGATTTTTATGGGGCGACCGATTTCATCCTGCGATCGAAGACACAACCCCATCGCGCCAACAAGCCAGGATCGGTGGTTTATAAACTGCTTGGTGGAGGAGCCGATCAGAAGACCGACCTCGCACGACAGGCGTCCGCCGCGTTCCACGTGACCGAAGATGATCCTCCCTTTCTCGTGATTCATGGCGACAAAGATAATACGGTTTTGCTGGATCAATCGAAGCGGATTCAAAGCGGTTATCAGGAAGCCGGATTGCCGTTAGAGTTGATCGTGATTGAAGGCGGCAAGCATGGTGGCCCCGAGTTCTATGCAGGTGAGCGACGTAAGAAAGTCGTAGCGTTTCTCGACAAGCACCTGAAAGATTAA
- a CDS encoding YkvA family protein, with translation MMHSEAYQRLNEYAEKASPEDVQKIREKLGGMNRGPIKKLWNDVLSLWQMITDPKASWSSKAVAIGAVLYLISPLDGVPDLLPLVGLTDDAAVILAAVATLAFELKKYRDSRNSKTVEGLKRSVESGAA, from the coding sequence ATGATGCATAGTGAAGCCTATCAAAGGCTGAATGAATACGCCGAAAAGGCGTCGCCCGAAGATGTACAGAAGATTCGCGAGAAGCTTGGCGGTATGAACCGCGGGCCCATCAAGAAGTTGTGGAACGATGTTCTGTCTCTTTGGCAAATGATTACCGATCCGAAGGCGAGCTGGTCTTCCAAAGCTGTCGCCATTGGTGCGGTGTTGTACTTGATTTCGCCCCTGGACGGCGTGCCTGACTTGTTGCCGTTGGTCGGACTTACCGACGACGCGGCCGTGATTCTGGCAGCCGTCGCGACATTGGCATTCGAACTGAAAAAGTATCGCGATTCCCGAAACTCGAAGACCGTGGAAGGCTTGAAGCGATCGGTCGAATCAGGCGCGGCATAA
- a CDS encoding carboxypeptidase-like regulatory domain-containing protein, protein MSIPYPLTNRAAMLLLLLGVAAFVGCGQERLPGLVPASGIVTYQGDPIADAWVTFVPSQPGSSQRAASSVTDGQGHFTMTTLDPEDGVVPGEYFVKISKKVDSTDNSKADIDAGRAKPKNNTRHIQYVIPQKYEQPEESGLVVQIESQGNQAIEFHLD, encoded by the coding sequence ATGTCGATTCCATATCCACTGACGAACCGTGCCGCAATGCTGTTGCTGCTCCTTGGCGTCGCTGCTTTCGTTGGCTGCGGACAAGAACGCTTGCCAGGCTTGGTGCCTGCTTCCGGCATCGTTACCTATCAAGGCGATCCAATCGCCGATGCCTGGGTAACGTTTGTTCCTTCGCAACCAGGCAGCAGTCAGCGAGCCGCTTCGAGTGTTACCGATGGGCAAGGGCATTTCACGATGACCACGCTCGACCCTGAAGACGGTGTTGTGCCGGGCGAATACTTCGTCAAGATCTCGAAGAAAGTCGATTCGACCGACAACTCGAAAGCGGACATCGATGCCGGAAGAGCGAAGCCGAAGAACAACACGCGGCACATTCAGTATGTGATTCCGCAGAAATACGAGCAGCCGGAAGAGTCCGGGCTGGTCGTTCAAATTGAATCGCAAGGCAACCAGGCCATCGAGTTTCATCTCGACTAG
- a CDS encoding YHYH protein, which produces MRKYHFAIIFFLAVVLGAGPMLAQMAPRMRRHLVNQARALRLIPADTKPPGENQIAVDIVGDQRIIQANGVPDHETGAFPNRGNPHRITQQQYTYRIPANPVAADRTTPLRMHNFGIAVNGVPFDPGAAEWYEGNPRGGWQYEALSGAVPLGIDANHAHVQPTGAYHYHGLPSGLLKELGVQKGAHSPIVGWAADGFPIYAMYAYQDANDPESKIVELQPSFRLKKGRRPSGDGEPGGRYDGTFIQDYEYVAGHGDLDECNGRFGITPEFPEGTYAYYLTQHWPVVPRSYRGTPSSDFQRGPRQDSDSEPRPYDEPPRRGPGPPRFGPPPRR; this is translated from the coding sequence ATGCGCAAGTACCATTTCGCGATCATTTTCTTCCTCGCAGTCGTGCTCGGCGCAGGACCGATGTTGGCCCAGATGGCGCCACGAATGCGCCGGCATCTCGTCAATCAGGCCCGAGCCCTGCGTCTGATTCCTGCCGATACGAAGCCTCCCGGCGAAAACCAGATTGCTGTCGATATTGTTGGCGACCAGCGAATTATTCAGGCCAACGGAGTCCCCGATCACGAGACAGGCGCGTTCCCGAATCGAGGCAATCCTCATCGCATTACGCAGCAGCAGTACACCTACCGCATTCCCGCCAATCCGGTAGCCGCCGATCGCACGACACCGCTTCGGATGCATAACTTTGGCATCGCAGTGAACGGAGTTCCGTTCGATCCTGGGGCTGCCGAATGGTACGAAGGTAACCCACGCGGCGGCTGGCAGTACGAGGCATTGTCCGGCGCCGTTCCCTTGGGAATCGATGCCAATCATGCCCATGTTCAGCCAACCGGGGCGTATCACTATCACGGCCTACCGAGCGGATTGCTGAAGGAGCTGGGCGTGCAAAAGGGAGCTCATTCGCCGATCGTTGGTTGGGCCGCCGACGGTTTTCCGATTTATGCGATGTACGCCTATCAAGACGCGAATGACCCTGAAAGCAAGATCGTAGAGCTGCAGCCATCGTTTCGTTTGAAGAAGGGACGCCGTCCGAGTGGCGATGGAGAGCCTGGTGGGCGTTACGATGGGACGTTCATTCAAGACTACGAGTATGTCGCCGGCCATGGCGACTTGGACGAATGCAACGGGCGATTCGGGATTACGCCAGAATTCCCCGAGGGCACATACGCCTACTATCTGACGCAGCATTGGCCGGTTGTTCCTCGAAGCTACCGCGGAACACCTTCGTCCGATTTTCAACGAGGGCCACGTCAAGATTCAGATAGCGAGCCACGACCCTATGACGAACCTCCTCGTCGTGGGCCTGGGCCTCCTCGCTTTGGGCCACCTCCACGACGTTAA
- a CDS encoding helix-turn-helix domain-containing protein, whose amino-acid sequence MADRKTTSSSQRTEKNSPEWSDIDPAVTALVNDIMARVADKWTLLVLEALDENGVVRFKELSRLVEGISQKMLTQTLRQMECDGLVTRTIYPEVPPRVEYELTPLGSSLGEAFCGVWKWAETHCAEIEAARKRFAAKHDS is encoded by the coding sequence ATGGCCGACAGAAAAACAACATCGTCCTCGCAGCGCACCGAAAAGAATTCGCCAGAGTGGTCGGACATTGACCCCGCGGTGACGGCGTTGGTGAACGATATCATGGCTCGCGTGGCCGACAAGTGGACGCTGTTGGTGCTCGAGGCGTTGGATGAAAACGGGGTCGTGCGCTTCAAGGAACTGAGCCGGCTTGTCGAAGGCATCAGCCAAAAGATGTTGACGCAAACGTTGCGGCAGATGGAATGCGACGGGCTCGTCACGCGGACCATCTATCCGGAAGTTCCGCCACGCGTCGAGTACGAATTGACGCCGCTCGGGTCGAGCCTGGGCGAGGCATTTTGCGGCGTATGGAAGTGGGCCGAGACGCATTGCGCTGAAATCGAAGCGGCACGAAAGCGATTTGCTGCAAAGCACGATTCTTAA
- a CDS encoding DUF1559 domain-containing protein, whose product MSSRTRAGFTLVELLVVIAIIGVLVSLLLPAVQQAREAARRMQCTNNMKQLVLATHNYHDTFATLPPFGMGGTVTYDYSPHVMLLPFFEQQARYDILAATGFNIEPWDSSPAWDGVIDALVCPSDANNISPDGIATTNYCFSEGDRLMEYYNSAANTRSAFPVHRSHQSAKAAFRDVTDGLSNTIVMSERCASANANGQPFNKIKGGILLNVQTWYDGPQTCMTYRGSNGQYNISMSGRSGTPSPVGGQGWSFSYWGFNVCRFQTILPPNGPSCSYNTSNPAAEANLMPPTSYHPGGVVCGMGDGAVRFVTDTVDTGDLSVLAKDVTSGPSPYGVWGALGSINGGEVNQQF is encoded by the coding sequence GTGAGTTCTCGTACGCGAGCCGGTTTTACGTTGGTCGAGTTATTGGTGGTGATCGCCATTATCGGTGTGCTTGTATCGCTTCTGTTGCCGGCCGTGCAGCAGGCTCGGGAAGCGGCTCGCCGGATGCAGTGCACCAACAACATGAAGCAATTGGTGTTGGCCACGCATAACTATCACGACACGTTCGCCACGTTGCCCCCGTTCGGCATGGGCGGCACAGTGACGTACGACTACTCGCCGCACGTGATGCTGCTTCCGTTCTTCGAGCAGCAAGCTCGTTACGACATCCTCGCCGCGACTGGGTTCAACATCGAACCGTGGGATTCTTCGCCTGCTTGGGACGGAGTGATCGACGCACTCGTTTGTCCTTCCGATGCCAACAATATCTCGCCGGACGGAATCGCAACGACGAACTACTGCTTCTCCGAAGGGGATCGCCTGATGGAGTATTACAACAGTGCGGCCAATACTCGCTCGGCGTTTCCGGTACATCGCTCGCATCAGTCGGCCAAAGCGGCGTTTCGTGATGTGACCGACGGGCTGAGTAATACGATCGTCATGAGCGAACGCTGTGCGAGTGCCAATGCCAACGGACAGCCATTTAACAAGATTAAAGGGGGCATCTTGCTGAACGTGCAAACCTGGTACGACGGACCGCAAACTTGCATGACGTATCGTGGTAGCAATGGTCAGTACAACATCTCGATGTCTGGCCGCAGCGGCACACCATCGCCGGTCGGCGGACAAGGCTGGAGCTTCTCTTACTGGGGCTTCAATGTTTGCCGCTTCCAAACGATTCTGCCGCCCAACGGGCCATCCTGCTCGTACAACACCTCGAATCCCGCGGCCGAAGCGAATTTGATGCCGCCGACCAGTTACCATCCCGGCGGCGTTGTCTGCGGCATGGGGGATGGCGCCGTGCGATTTGTCACCGACACCGTCGACACCGGCGATCTTTCGGTGCTTGCCAAAGACGTGACCAGCGGTCCTTCGCCGTATGGTGTGTGGGGCGCGCTGGGTTCGATCAACGGTGGCGAAGTGAACCAGCAGTTCTAA